The following are encoded together in the Anaerolineales bacterium genome:
- the udk gene encoding uridine kinase, protein MQQDTAPVVIGIAGGTGSGKTTVANVILGRVGAAHIALIGHDAYYKDIKDLPTAQRELINFDHPESLQTDLLVEHVKRLRRWEAVSIPVYDFTTHARKSISVLVKPQPVILVDGILIFAEPALRELFDVKIFVDTPPDIRFIRRLERDIRERGRSVESVIHQYQTTVRPMHLEFVEPSKRYADVIIPEGGLNTVAMDMVVARIESLLGDPRGVPQP, encoded by the coding sequence ATGCAGCAAGACACGGCCCCCGTCGTGATCGGCATTGCCGGTGGCACCGGCTCAGGCAAGACGACGGTGGCCAACGTCATTCTCGGGCGCGTCGGCGCAGCCCACATCGCCCTCATTGGCCATGACGCCTACTACAAGGACATCAAGGACCTGCCGACCGCCCAGCGGGAGCTGATCAACTTCGATCACCCCGAATCGCTGCAGACCGACCTGCTGGTTGAACATGTCAAGCGGCTGCGCAGGTGGGAAGCGGTCAGTATCCCGGTCTATGATTTCACGACACACGCAAGGAAGTCGATCTCCGTGCTGGTCAAGCCCCAACCCGTCATCCTGGTCGACGGCATCCTGATCTTCGCCGAACCGGCGCTGCGGGAGCTGTTCGACGTCAAGATCTTCGTCGACACGCCGCCGGACATCCGATTCATCCGCCGGCTGGAGCGCGATATCCGCGAGCGTGGCCGGAGCGTCGAATCCGTTATTCATCAGTATCAAACAACGGTCCGGCCAATGCACCTGGAATTCGTCGAGCCCTCCAAGCGCTACGCCGACGTGATCATCCCGGAGGGTGGCTTGAACACCGTTGCGATGGATATGGTGGTCGCCCGGATCGAGTCGCTCCTCGGAGACCCGCGAGGAGTCCCACAGCCATGA
- a CDS encoding peptidylprolyl isomerase, with protein sequence MQIDLSKVYSATLHTDEGDIVLDLYATKAPATVNNFVFLARQGFYDGLIFHRVIKNFMVQGGDPTGSGTGGPGYRFQDEFDPSLKHDGPGVLSMANAGPGTNGSQFFLTHVATPWLDGKHTVFGRVRSGMDVLLAIPPRDPSNPQAPAVAIRTIEIAES encoded by the coding sequence ATGCAAATTGACCTGTCGAAGGTTTACTCGGCCACCCTGCACACCGACGAGGGGGATATCGTCCTCGATCTGTACGCCACGAAGGCACCGGCAACGGTCAACAACTTCGTCTTCCTCGCCCGCCAGGGCTTCTATGACGGGTTGATCTTCCACCGGGTGATCAAGAACTTCATGGTCCAGGGCGGCGACCCGACCGGCAGCGGCACGGGAGGCCCAGGCTATCGCTTTCAGGATGAGTTCGACCCTTCCTTGAAACACGATGGTCCGGGGGTGCTCTCCATGGCCAACGCCGGGCCAGGCACTAACGGCTCGCAGTTCTTCCTCACCCACGTCGCCACTCCATGGCTGGATGGCAAGCACACGGTCTTCGGCCGGGTCCGGAGCGGAATGGACGTATTGCTGGCCATTCCGCCACGTGATCCGTCCAACCCCCAGGCGCCGGCAGTGGCCATCCGAACCATCGAGATCGCCGAGTCTTGA
- a CDS encoding VTT domain-containing protein: MSTTPDATRWRLQLARLAGLVLVVAFSGAIYYFAGRVPNIEVYGYPGVFVLSVLANATIIFPAPSMAVAFAMGNVLNPLGVAVVAGAGAALGEMTGYLAGYTGQALIPHNEAYHRLERLTQRYGGWAILVLAMIPNPAFDIAGAVAGAMRMPVPTFLLAAFVGKTLKMLVTALAGAYTLDWLTAFFGRL, encoded by the coding sequence TTGAGCACGACCCCCGACGCAACCCGCTGGCGGCTGCAGCTGGCCCGCCTGGCGGGTCTGGTTCTCGTGGTCGCGTTCTCGGGCGCCATCTACTACTTCGCGGGCCGCGTCCCCAACATCGAGGTCTACGGCTATCCCGGCGTCTTCGTCCTCTCGGTCCTCGCCAACGCGACCATTATCTTTCCCGCGCCCAGCATGGCGGTGGCCTTCGCCATGGGCAATGTCCTCAATCCTCTCGGGGTTGCGGTGGTGGCAGGAGCCGGAGCGGCGCTGGGCGAAATGACCGGCTATCTGGCCGGCTATACGGGTCAAGCCCTGATTCCTCACAACGAGGCGTATCATCGCCTGGAACGCTTGACGCAGCGCTACGGCGGATGGGCCATCCTGGTCCTGGCCATGATCCCGAACCCGGCTTTCGATATCGCCGGTGCTGTAGCCGGCGCCATGCGCATGCCGGTGCCGACGTTCCTGTTGGCGGCCTTCGTGGGCAAAACGCTGAAGATGCTGGTGACGGCCCTAGCAGGCGCCTACACCCTGGATTGGCTGACTGCGTTCTTCGGCCGCTTGTGA
- a CDS encoding GNAT family N-acetyltransferase — translation MRPPGRSGQLASPAQLSGWAKLQTDCGCPAVVPPEVFAALSRHGGTILGVGPATELHGAAAAFLGADARSDRRVVQARLKLHLALLLVHPSWRRKGIATALMQALRRLAEQDGLPLITWELDPLDGEWADLSLHRLGAVSQAWVGSPLDGECEPPAERRVEAGWWLRTRRVESRAGFRRESLALAHYLAAGAQPVNPAGLNEAGLRTPSLELEAVAKPIVLMEVPADAAGLARRAPGLAGAWRRQVNTILDEAFEKGYFLTDFLRLEQEAYPRAYHVLASGEGTLG, via the coding sequence GTGAGACCCCCTGGTCGGTCCGGCCAGCTGGCGTCCCCCGCCCAACTGTCCGGCTGGGCGAAGCTGCAGACCGATTGCGGCTGTCCTGCGGTCGTCCCGCCGGAGGTCTTCGCCGCCCTCTCCCGGCATGGTGGCACCATTCTCGGAGTCGGGCCGGCGACCGAGCTGCACGGAGCGGCGGCCGCCTTCCTCGGCGCAGATGCCCGCTCCGATCGCCGAGTCGTGCAAGCCAGGCTCAAGCTACACCTGGCGCTTCTCCTGGTGCACCCATCCTGGCGCCGGAAGGGGATTGCCACGGCACTGATGCAAGCCCTGCGCCGCCTGGCCGAGCAGGACGGGCTGCCGCTGATCACCTGGGAACTCGATCCTTTGGATGGCGAGTGGGCCGACCTCTCCCTGCACAGGCTCGGAGCGGTCTCCCAAGCATGGGTTGGATCCCCGCTTGATGGAGAATGCGAACCACCGGCAGAGCGTCGGGTGGAAGCGGGGTGGTGGCTACGAACAAGGCGGGTGGAGTCGCGTGCCGGGTTTCGGCGCGAATCCCTTGCGCTGGCACACTATCTGGCAGCCGGTGCCCAGCCGGTCAACCCGGCTGGGCTCAACGAAGCCGGCCTGCGAACGCCATCCCTGGAACTTGAAGCAGTGGCCAAGCCGATCGTCTTGATGGAGGTGCCGGCAGATGCTGCTGGGCTGGCTCGGCGTGCGCCTGGACTAGCCGGGGCCTGGCGGCGGCAGGTGAACACCATCCTGGACGAGGCTTTCGAGAAGGGTTACTTCCTGACGGATTTCCTGCGCCTGGAGCAGGAAGCGTATCCCCGCGCCTACCATGTGCTTGCCTCAGGGGAGGGCACGCTGGGCTGA
- a CDS encoding NAD(P)H-binding protein: MILVTGATGFAGRHLLRRLLQEGEQPRILLKPSGRDPALPRGLSVEAALTSLTDARGVRAAMVGIDVVIHLAGAEHHGSEVDLLRTDVQGTRNLAEAGAEAGVRQLIFVSHVGANRSSAYPVLRAKALAEEAIQASGVPHTIFRTGALFGRGDHLTESLALAAAVSPLVFFLPGDGEVLLHPLWVEDLLTLIQWTMAAPEKGSHIHEIGGPEFLSANQLTRDVLAAASITRVLSHMRPPYLRAAWSVVGRMLPAWPLRDFWIDYLAANRAAELNALPSRFGLQPARLEAHLDHIQGRNWTWEFVRRLFSHGRIEQ; the protein is encoded by the coding sequence ATGATCCTGGTCACAGGTGCAACCGGCTTCGCAGGCAGACATCTGCTGCGTCGGCTGCTGCAAGAGGGAGAGCAGCCGCGGATCCTGCTAAAGCCTTCTGGGCGCGATCCTGCTCTGCCGCGCGGCCTCAGCGTGGAGGCCGCCCTGACCTCGCTCACGGATGCGCGCGGCGTGCGGGCGGCCATGGTCGGGATTGACGTCGTGATCCATCTGGCCGGGGCCGAACATCATGGATCGGAAGTCGACCTGCTGCGCACCGATGTTCAGGGCACGCGCAACCTGGCCGAAGCGGGCGCCGAGGCTGGCGTCCGCCAACTGATCTTCGTCAGCCACGTTGGGGCGAACCGCTCCTCGGCCTATCCAGTGCTCCGGGCGAAGGCCCTGGCGGAGGAGGCCATCCAGGCCAGCGGAGTGCCGCATACGATCTTCCGCACGGGCGCGCTGTTCGGTCGGGGTGATCATCTCACCGAGAGCCTGGCTCTGGCGGCTGCAGTCTCGCCGTTGGTGTTCTTCTTGCCGGGGGATGGGGAGGTGCTGCTGCATCCACTCTGGGTGGAGGACCTGCTGACGCTCATCCAGTGGACCATGGCCGCTCCGGAGAAGGGGAGCCACATCCACGAGATCGGGGGGCCGGAGTTCCTCAGCGCCAACCAGTTGACGCGTGACGTGCTTGCCGCAGCCAGCATCACCCGGGTGCTCTCCCACATGCGCCCCCCATACCTGCGGGCGGCGTGGAGCGTCGTTGGCCGGATGCTCCCCGCCTGGCCGCTAAGAGACTTCTGGATCGACTACCTGGCTGCCAACCGGGCAGCCGAGCTGAATGCATTGCCCAGCCGCTTCGGATTGCAGCCGGCGCGCCTTGAGGCTCACCTCGACCATATCCAAGGCCGCAACTGGACCTGGGAGTTCGTTCGTCGCCTCTTTTCGCACGGGCGGATCGAGCAGTGA
- the fabF gene encoding beta-ketoacyl-ACP synthase II codes for MERRRVVVTGMGCLSPLGNDVASSWQAAVAGGSGAGPITLFDPSAFETHFAAEVKGFDAEAALGRRLARRTDRFTQFAQVSAEQALADSGLQVTDAIRDRVGVIIGTGIGGVTTLVAENERYLSQGPRRVSPHTVPMMLPDAAAGQLAIAFGLRGPNMAVVTACASSSNAIGEAAEMIRHNRAEAMVAGGSEAAIFPVAVAGFNAMGAISRRNDDPARASRPFDLNRDGFVIGEGSATLVLEALEFALARGARILAEVVGYGSTNDAFHISAPAENGAGAAACMQLTLKDAGLAPADIDYINAHGTSTKLNDASETTAIKTVFGEMAGRIPISSTKSMTGHLMGAAGALEAIFCVRALQEGIIPPTINLETTDPDCDLDYVPNTARKLKARYILSNSFGFGGHNASLIFAHPDAIGRSA; via the coding sequence ATGGAACGCCGCCGGGTCGTGGTCACTGGAATGGGTTGTCTCAGCCCTCTGGGAAACGATGTCGCCAGCTCCTGGCAGGCGGCAGTCGCCGGAGGCTCCGGCGCCGGCCCAATCACCCTGTTTGACCCTTCCGCCTTCGAAACCCATTTCGCGGCCGAGGTCAAGGGGTTCGATGCCGAAGCGGCCTTGGGCCGTCGGCTCGCCCGGCGCACGGATCGCTTCACCCAGTTCGCCCAGGTCAGCGCAGAGCAGGCGCTGGCGGACTCGGGACTGCAGGTCACGGACGCCATTCGAGACCGAGTGGGCGTGATCATCGGGACCGGCATCGGGGGCGTCACAACGCTCGTGGCCGAGAACGAGCGCTACCTCTCGCAGGGACCGCGGCGCGTCAGCCCGCACACCGTTCCGATGATGCTCCCGGATGCTGCCGCCGGCCAGCTGGCGATCGCCTTCGGCTTGCGTGGACCGAACATGGCCGTGGTGACGGCCTGCGCCTCAAGTTCCAACGCGATCGGCGAGGCGGCGGAGATGATCCGGCATAACCGGGCAGAGGCCATGGTGGCCGGGGGTTCTGAGGCCGCCATATTCCCGGTGGCCGTTGCCGGCTTCAACGCCATGGGGGCCATCTCCCGGCGCAACGACGATCCGGCGCGAGCCTCTCGGCCCTTTGACCTGAATCGCGACGGCTTCGTGATCGGGGAGGGTTCGGCCACACTCGTCCTCGAGGCGCTCGAGTTCGCACTTGCGCGCGGGGCGCGGATACTGGCTGAGGTCGTGGGGTACGGCTCGACCAACGACGCCTTTCACATCTCCGCCCCGGCTGAGAACGGCGCCGGCGCTGCCGCCTGTATGCAGCTGACGCTGAAGGACGCCGGCCTGGCCCCTGCGGACATCGACTACATCAACGCCCATGGCACCAGCACGAAACTCAACGATGCCAGTGAGACGACGGCCATCAAGACGGTTTTCGGCGAGATGGCCGGCCGCATCCCGATTTCGTCGACAAAGTCCATGACCGGCCACCTGATGGGCGCGGCCGGCGCCCTCGAGGCGATATTCTGCGTGAGGGCCTTGCAGGAAGGGATCATTCCGCCCACAATCAATCTCGAGACGACCGATCCGGACTGTGACCTCGACTACGTCCCCAATACTGCGCGCAAGCTCAAGGCCCGCTACATCCTCTCTAACTCCTTCGGCTTCGGCGGACACAACGCCTCCCTCATCTTCGCCCACCCAGACGCGATCGGCCGCTCCGCATGA
- the trxA gene encoding thioredoxin, whose product MSEPVHVTDAAFEKTVLQSPLPAIVDFWAPWCGPCRMVAPILDKIAKEYAGKLIVAKVNTDENPTWAQSYGVQGIPTMLFVARGKVVHQQVGAVPEPYLRDMVDEFLQTASTLSLPDKN is encoded by the coding sequence ATGAGTGAACCTGTACATGTGACGGACGCGGCCTTCGAGAAGACCGTGCTCCAGTCCCCCCTGCCCGCCATTGTTGACTTCTGGGCGCCGTGGTGTGGTCCGTGCCGCATGGTGGCCCCGATCCTAGACAAGATCGCCAAGGAGTACGCTGGCAAGCTGATCGTGGCCAAAGTCAACACAGATGAGAACCCCACCTGGGCGCAGTCCTACGGTGTGCAAGGCATCCCGACGATGTTGTTTGTCGCTCGGGGGAAGGTGGTCCACCAGCAAGTGGGAGCGGTACCCGAACCCTATTTGCGGGATATGGTTGACGAATTCTTGCAGACGGCTTCCACCCTGAGCCTGCCGGACAAGAACTGA
- a CDS encoding OsmC family protein — protein sequence MPSARVVWIEHSAFLGTDSNRHTTLVSSQQGDAAYGIKPTELFLISLASCTAVTFVQVMQKKRQSITGLEIEVEGTQSPDPPWGFQKIRMLYRVSGVGLDPQAVARSIELAEHKYCSVAASLNDQVQLETRYELLPA from the coding sequence TTGCCCAGCGCCCGTGTGGTTTGGATCGAGCACAGCGCGTTCCTAGGCACCGACAGCAACCGGCACACAACCCTGGTCTCGAGTCAGCAGGGCGATGCGGCCTACGGGATCAAGCCGACGGAACTCTTCTTGATCTCGCTGGCATCTTGCACGGCGGTCACCTTCGTCCAGGTGATGCAGAAGAAGCGCCAGTCAATCACCGGACTGGAGATCGAGGTTGAGGGCACCCAGAGCCCCGATCCCCCTTGGGGGTTCCAGAAGATCCGCATGCTGTACCGGGTGAGCGGTGTCGGTCTGGATCCCCAGGCCGTCGCCCGCTCGATCGAACTGGCCGAGCACAAGTACTGCTCGGTGGCCGCCAGCCTGAACGATCAAGTACAGTTGGAGACCCGCTACGAGCTGCTACCGGCCTAG
- a CDS encoding segregation/condensation protein A: protein MMESPPQYQVALPVFEGPLGLLLDLIEREELEITKVALAQVTDQYLDYLRRASQHEIADLASFLVIAARLIQIKSEALLPRPPVRQPGEEDPGDLLARQLMAYKKYKQVAVQLAERQQSNLRSYLRLAAPPSIAPKLDLTGVGLPQLLRALQAALAFGAATASFAQVMALPVVHIRDKIRLIAAALRAAGRTTFREAIRHARTRLEIVVTFLAVLELLKRKAIEAEQPVLFGEIEIVRGPEWQEDQLPLVDLEFEE, encoded by the coding sequence ATGATGGAGAGCCCTCCGCAGTACCAGGTCGCTCTGCCGGTCTTCGAGGGCCCGCTTGGCCTGCTGCTGGACCTGATCGAACGCGAGGAGCTCGAGATCACCAAGGTCGCCCTGGCTCAGGTAACCGATCAATACCTTGACTACCTGCGCCGCGCTTCGCAGCACGAGATCGCCGACTTGGCGTCGTTCCTGGTGATTGCCGCCAGGCTGATCCAGATCAAGTCTGAGGCCTTGCTCCCTCGGCCACCGGTTCGTCAGCCGGGCGAGGAGGATCCGGGAGACCTGCTGGCGCGCCAGCTGATGGCCTACAAGAAGTACAAGCAGGTGGCCGTCCAGCTGGCCGAGCGCCAGCAGTCGAACCTGCGGTCGTATCTGCGTCTGGCGGCGCCCCCATCGATCGCACCCAAGCTCGACCTGACGGGCGTCGGGCTCCCCCAGCTGCTGCGCGCCTTGCAGGCCGCCCTGGCATTCGGCGCGGCCACCGCCAGTTTCGCTCAGGTCATGGCCTTGCCGGTAGTGCACATCCGCGACAAGATCCGCCTGATCGCCGCTGCCCTGCGGGCCGCCGGCCGCACCACCTTCCGCGAGGCGATTCGACATGCGCGCACTCGCCTGGAGATCGTGGTCACTTTCCTGGCCGTGCTCGAACTGCTGAAACGCAAGGCTATTGAAGCCGAGCAGCCCGTCCTTTTCGGAGAAATCGAGATCGTGCGTGGGCCGGAGTGGCAGGAGGATCAACTGCCGTTGGTAGATCTGGAATTCGAGGAGTAG
- a CDS encoding VanZ family protein, which translates to MSPRAVLLRWLPAVGMMMAIFAFSSLPASRLPYFGEFDLLFKKGGHAIGYALLAVAYFWALPPRLASGYRAVLAVTMAFLFALSDEFHQSFVEGRTSALRDVVIDTAGATVAVFIAGLYSSNSRSTNGS; encoded by the coding sequence ATGTCTCCCCGCGCCGTCCTGCTTCGTTGGCTGCCTGCCGTTGGAATGATGATGGCCATCTTCGCCTTCTCCTCACTGCCGGCCAGCCGCCTGCCGTATTTCGGCGAGTTCGATCTGCTCTTCAAGAAAGGCGGGCACGCCATCGGCTACGCCCTGCTGGCGGTCGCCTACTTCTGGGCGCTTCCGCCGCGCCTGGCCAGCGGCTACCGGGCTGTGCTGGCAGTGACCATGGCGTTTCTCTTCGCCCTGAGCGACGAATTCCACCAATCGTTCGTCGAGGGCCGGACATCGGCCCTGCGCGATGTCGTCATCGACACGGCCGGAGCCACGGTGGCGGTGTTCATCGCCGGCCTCTACTCCTCGAATTCCAGATCTACCAACGGCAGTTGA
- a CDS encoding thioredoxin domain-containing protein codes for MPNRLRSESSPYLQQHADNPVEWWPWSDEALAFARAHDRPIFLSIGYAACHWCHVMAHESFEDPATAWLLNQDFVPIKVDREERPDLDAIYMQAVVAMTGQGGWPLSAFLTPAGEPFFAGTYFPPEPRHNLPAFRQVLQAMAQAWRSDRSRLQATAQRVLEHLTQAPAGGEADAGLDTDLLSTASRGLFETYDWTHGGWGGAPKFPQASAIELLLRLHVRNHDRLPLDMAVDCLQRMAHGGLYDQLGGGFHRYSVDAAWQVPHFEKMLYDNALLARAYLHAWQLTGDEELLQVSRSTLDYLLREMADSVGGFYSSEDADSEGEEGRFYLWAIPEIRQLLEPSGLSDFAQAAYGTTEGGNFEGRNILHLPLAPTRLADRLGLGLTEFGVMLKQVNGVLFQARQHRRRPGRDEKVLTDWNGLLLATLADAARALQDSTYLAAAQKLAGFLLFSWEQRGRLHHAWRDGRPKVPAFLKDFAALGSGLLTLYQADFDNRWYSAALDCAEQILRTFEDPAGGFYDVPADEHGLLFRPMELQDSPSPSGGALAASLLLQLATLADDQRLERAAERAIARMQPLGRQHPGAFAAWLAALDYACGPRWQLALLGRTGFPDLQALMATAAAGFHPRLLTAGAPQYRPEGPALLLNRGPINGQAAAYLCQDYHCDLPTTDPAELRAQLQKV; via the coding sequence GTGCCCAACCGTCTGCGCTCCGAAAGCTCCCCCTATCTGCAGCAGCATGCCGACAACCCGGTGGAATGGTGGCCGTGGAGCGACGAAGCCCTGGCCTTCGCCCGCGCCCACGACCGCCCGATCTTCCTGAGCATCGGCTACGCCGCCTGCCATTGGTGCCATGTGATGGCCCACGAATCGTTCGAGGATCCTGCGACCGCCTGGCTGCTGAACCAGGACTTCGTCCCAATCAAGGTGGACCGGGAGGAACGCCCGGATCTGGACGCGATCTACATGCAGGCCGTCGTCGCCATGACCGGACAGGGCGGCTGGCCGCTGTCGGCCTTTCTGACGCCGGCAGGCGAGCCGTTCTTCGCCGGCACCTACTTTCCACCGGAGCCGCGCCACAACCTGCCCGCCTTCCGCCAGGTCTTGCAGGCCATGGCCCAGGCCTGGCGCAGTGATCGCTCCCGGCTGCAGGCCACCGCCCAAAGAGTGCTGGAGCATCTGACCCAGGCGCCGGCGGGGGGCGAGGCCGATGCGGGGCTGGACACCGATCTGCTGAGCACGGCCTCCCGGGGACTCTTCGAGACCTACGACTGGACGCACGGCGGCTGGGGAGGCGCACCCAAGTTCCCGCAGGCCTCTGCCATCGAGCTCCTGCTGAGGCTGCACGTACGCAACCACGATCGGCTCCCGCTCGACATGGCGGTGGACTGCCTGCAGCGAATGGCGCACGGTGGATTGTATGACCAGCTGGGGGGCGGGTTCCACCGCTACTCCGTCGATGCCGCCTGGCAGGTGCCACATTTCGAGAAGATGCTCTACGACAATGCGCTGCTGGCTCGGGCCTACCTGCATGCTTGGCAGCTGACCGGCGACGAGGAGCTGCTGCAGGTCAGCCGCAGCACGCTGGACTACCTGCTGCGAGAGATGGCCGATTCCGTCGGCGGGTTCTACAGTTCGGAGGACGCCGACTCGGAGGGCGAGGAAGGCAGGTTTTACCTGTGGGCGATTCCGGAGATTCGCCAGCTGCTGGAACCGTCCGGACTCTCGGACTTCGCCCAAGCGGCCTACGGCACCACCGAAGGCGGCAACTTCGAGGGTCGCAACATCCTGCACCTGCCCCTCGCCCCAACCCGACTGGCCGATCGCCTGGGCCTTGGCCTCACCGAGTTTGGGGTGATGCTCAAGCAGGTCAACGGCGTGCTGTTCCAGGCACGCCAGCACAGGCGCCGACCGGGCCGCGATGAGAAGGTCCTGACCGACTGGAACGGCCTGCTCTTGGCCACACTGGCCGATGCCGCTCGGGCCCTGCAGGATTCGACCTATCTGGCCGCTGCCCAGAAACTGGCTGGGTTCCTGCTGTTCTCCTGGGAGCAGCGTGGGCGACTGCATCACGCCTGGCGCGACGGCCGGCCGAAGGTGCCGGCGTTCTTGAAGGACTTCGCCGCGCTGGGCAGCGGACTTCTGACGCTCTACCAGGCTGACTTCGACAACCGCTGGTATTCGGCGGCCTTGGATTGTGCCGAGCAGATTCTGCGCACCTTCGAGGACCCCGCTGGCGGCTTCTACGATGTGCCCGCGGATGAGCACGGCCTACTCTTCCGACCGATGGAGCTTCAAGACTCCCCCTCGCCCTCCGGCGGCGCCCTGGCCGCCAGCCTGCTGCTCCAGCTCGCCACGCTCGCCGACGATCAGCGGCTTGAGCGCGCCGCCGAGCGGGCCATCGCCCGGATGCAGCCTCTCGGCCGGCAGCACCCGGGCGCATTTGCCGCCTGGTTGGCCGCCTTGGACTACGCCTGCGGACCCCGCTGGCAGCTGGCCCTGCTGGGGAGAACTGGCTTCCCGGACCTCCAGGCCCTGATGGCGACGGCCGCCGCCGGGTTCCATCCGCGGCTGCTGACCGCCGGGGCACCCCAGTATCGGCCGGAAGGGCCTGCCCTTCTGCTGAATCGAGGGCCGATCAACGGACAGGCGGCAGCCTACTTGTGCCAGGACTACCACTGCGACCTGCCGACGACGGATCCGGCCGAATTGCGTGCTCAGCTTCAGAAGGTCTAG
- a CDS encoding universal stress protein has product MHVLVCCKEPDRAQPLLQLLAQLSLRGPTAITLLTVVGKRQAVTPAEPPRLPALPWPVRPKIRRGPVVPEILAEIEEAGDLGLVVCGWRSPRASLGSTAKRLFRACPTDLLLARPSAGGLSRALICTGGETPSLATLRSAAGILDTGEIEVSILHVMSQVAFSNASPHADLVDSAETAMQRGTREGMHLRQAIEVFASEEYGGEVLPVLRHGLVADEAVAELHEGGYDLLVIGSLPPGRARRWSDLLLEDVGAEIAWRAPCSVLVIRPEPSSTSG; this is encoded by the coding sequence ATGCACGTACTGGTCTGCTGCAAAGAACCCGACCGAGCTCAACCCCTGCTCCAGCTCCTGGCGCAGCTCAGCCTGAGGGGGCCGACAGCGATCACTCTACTGACGGTTGTCGGGAAGCGCCAAGCGGTGACTCCAGCAGAGCCCCCGCGCCTGCCTGCTCTCCCTTGGCCTGTGCGGCCCAAGATCCGGCGTGGCCCGGTTGTGCCGGAGATCCTGGCCGAAATCGAGGAGGCTGGCGACCTGGGGCTGGTCGTTTGCGGCTGGCGTTCGCCTCGCGCCTCCCTAGGATCGACGGCCAAGCGGCTGTTCCGCGCCTGTCCGACCGACCTGCTGTTGGCCCGGCCTTCTGCCGGCGGCCTCAGCCGCGCCCTGATCTGCACAGGCGGCGAGACACCCTCGCTGGCCACGCTCCGATCCGCGGCAGGGATCCTAGACACAGGGGAGATCGAGGTCAGCATCCTGCACGTGATGTCGCAGGTGGCATTCAGCAATGCCAGCCCCCATGCTGACCTCGTGGACAGCGCCGAGACGGCCATGCAGCGCGGCACGCGTGAGGGGATGCATCTCCGGCAGGCGATCGAGGTGTTCGCCAGTGAAGAATACGGGGGGGAGGTCCTTCCCGTGCTGCGACACGGGCTGGTCGCTGACGAAGCCGTGGCCGAACTCCATGAGGGAGGATATGACCTGCTGGTGATCGGCAGCCTGCCGCCGGGCCGCGCGCGGCGTTGGAGTGACCTGCTTCTTGAGGATGTCGGAGCCGAAATCGCCTGGCGCGCGCCCTGCTCCGTCCTGGTGATTCGGCCGGAGCCCTCCTCGACCTCGGGGTGA